A stretch of DNA from Coccidioides posadasii str. Silveira chromosome 4, complete sequence:
CGGTTGCGCTTCGTCCGCCAGTCGCCGGGCGAGATCAATTCTCAACGAATGCGCAAGCCTTGCCTCCCGTCCGGAGCCGTGCGCCTTGTCAGACTTTAGTCTTTGGGAGGAGTATGGGGAGACCCTGGAACGTTGAAGCTGCCATCAGCGGGAAGCAAGCCACATGTTCCTCATGGGAAATCCGGGCCAATTAACTTCAAACTCAGTGGTCGAGACTTTCAGTGTGGAGGCAGCAAAAGTTAATGCAAATTGTTGGCAGCACAGGTGCCAATCATGGCTTGTTCAGCTCTCGAGGCTGCTCGTTTGCTTTCTGATTGACTTCCCTGGCTCTGGGGTCATGACGTAGCCGACGACTCAGCTCCCTGACCTGCAACGCAGGCTTTGCAGTGACGCGAGCAATCCTGCTCGTCGATGCGACTGACCTTCACCAACTGGCCGATCAGCAACAATGATCAGCGCCTTGGTGGTGCCACAGGGCCGTGCGAGACTGCCTGAGGAGGATGGAAGAACCCGGATTTCCTCATCCAAGTAGAAGTCCTTGGACACCGGCTACATGCTAATCATCATCAGTAGCAAAGATGATTTCCATTTCCTGCCATCAGATATCCTTCCTGCCAAATAGCTTTTTCTCTGCCAGAAAGTGAAGAGGGAGACGGAATGCGAACTCCATGACGTCAAGTGCTACCCATCTCCTTCCGGGGGTTCTTATAGACATTAGTCGATCGTGCTGCCTTcttgttttccttttgtcCTTCTACTGAGGATATACCCCCGGCGCTACCTACAAATGCCGATCCTCTTCCACCTCGTGAACCTCTCTATCCTACTTGACTAGTTATTGCTTATTTTGTATACATACGGAATTTATCCCTTCCCTAATTTGCCTGGATCGCGTCTATTCAATCCCTTGGACAGCTCTTCTTGCCACCCAAGTCCGGATATCAATTGACATATGCTTTTAATTCTTCAAGTCTAATACTATTCCTTACGTATCGAAGCTATTGCTGAGAGACGTTTTTCAAAATGCCGAAAACCAACGTTGTCAATAAGCCTTTAGACCCCGAACAGAGGGAAAGGGTGACACTTCCTAACATCTTAAATCACTCCAATTCCATTCTAACTGCTAGGATAGGATATTAACCGCAAATTGCAAGTCTATGGCATATATTCGGCGTTCAAAAGAGGAAAAGTGCCATCAGTAAGTAGCCAATCGAGCCTCCACTTGGGACGACATACTAACAAAGGATAACTAGAACAAACAGATTGATATTGCATTAAACAGTGTGCTACAATCTAAACCTTTTACTTCACCGTCAACCAAACTCTCCGAGGAAGGTCGCGTGGTCGTACAGGACGTTCGCAATGTTATCAATAGCGCCAAGAATCTCGTCCTAGTTAAAAATGAAGGGAACCTTTTGCAGGAGTTCATTTGGGATGCCGAGAACTTCCAGCGCCCTCAAGTGGAAACTCCAGAGAAGCCAGTAGACAGAGAGGGTGCCAAACAACACGGTCAGCAAGTCGCCGAGGGTTTGAAAACCTTGGGGACGCTTTTGGTGACCAATGGCGAATTCAGAAAGCTCCGTCAGTAATATGTAACCTCACTTTTCAATCGCAATGGACTAATACCTCTTGGCAGTTAGCGATGCCACTCTCCTCCTCCGTGATATAGCTGGTGACACGGCCCAAAAGGCCGCAAACGTCGTGAGGCCTTCCGAGGATAGGCTTGCTCAAATCGACCAACCAGCTCCTGAGGGTGTGTGGCATGAAAAGCCCGATATGTCCAAGGAGGGCATCAAAGCCCGAATGAAAACGAAGACTCAAAAGGACAAGGAGGCCCGCAAAGGAGCGGCTAAAGAAGCAGGGCCTGCTGAGCAGAACGGAACAGTCGATGGTGCTGTAACTGAAGAGGCCAAATCCCGTAGGCGCGAGGCTACTGAACGCACTAAAGAATTCCTCGCTTCAAAGATGCCGAAAGAGCGTCGAGAGCAAACCGTGTGGCgagtgaagaagatgattgtGGAGATCCAGGGACACTCTGATTGTATGCTCTCGTACCGTCCATTAGGAAAAAAGGAGTCGTTGCTAACGGAGGGCTTCAATATAGACCAACATGCCATTGAAACTCTGCTGTCAGTAGCAGAAACATATACCGGCCACACCAAATCCTTATCCAAGCAGGGAGCAGGAACGTTGAAGGGTGCAAGGGAAGAGTCCGATCTCCAGAAATTGGAAACCAAGCTTAGAGTATGCTTCCCCCccctcccaaaaaaaaaaaaaaaaaaaaagaaagaaaagaaaagaaattagGTCGGCTGGATATTTTGTTTTGCTGATTGCTTAGCAGACACTCCTCGAGCGCTCTGCCAACTCCACATCTCTTGATGACGTGTTCGAGGCTGTTAATAAGATCTATAAAGATGCCGACAGTGATCCTCGACTGAGAGAGTGGTTCAAATCCGTGAATTTATTTACTCGGTAAGTCGTTAAAGTTTGAATGGCAAGTAGAAGGCGTTGCTAATATATCACTTAGCCGCTGTCTCCAGGAGCAAGGATTCGTCTTGCAGGAAGAGTCGAACGAAGAGTGGAAGAGACTTTATGATGAGGGTCACTACCTGCTCCGAGACCGTTATCGAGACGACAGCAATCGCCTTGTGGGCGAGGTCAAGTTTATCGGCGAACAATTTGATCAGGATCCTCTTAACAGAGATTTTGCTCAATCTCTGCAGCGGCTTTGGACGAATCTTGGAACTGATATGCAGGGAAGGGTTGTCTTCAAGAAACATCTGCTTAAAGACTTTGCCAATGTGGTGGTCCCAGGGATCTTTGAAAACCTTCATTACATTCCTATCCCACGCATTGAAGTGTCTGATCCGATGATAGATTTGGTAAGTAAGATGACAAGCTTTGAGGTCATCGGGATCTTTTACTAACTGACTCCTAGATCGTGGAAAACCTTGCCGTCGAAACCGATAACCTGATGCCCAATGTGCTCGAGTTTGGTAGCGATAACTACTGGCGTTGGGGACGCAAGAAAATCACCAACAAGCACGACAACAAAGTGATGATCTCCGCCACAGGAGTCCAAACTGACTTGAAGGGTGCGTCTTCCTATTTCACTTTGCGTTGGCCGTAACTGATACATTTCCATAGATGTGAGTTATTACGTACGGAAGAAGAAGGGATTTCCAAGAATTTCGGATGTCGGTATCATGAATATCTACCTAGGCGGTGAAGGTTTCAGTTTTAAAATCGTTGGATCAACCTCCCAAGCAGAGGATAGGCAACATTTCATCAAACCTGAAATCGTCGATGTCACAATCAAAAACTTTGATGTGAAACTGAAGAAATCCAAACACAAGCTTCTCTTCACTATGTTTAGGCCCCTTCTGTTCAAGGTCATGCGTCCAGCCATCCAGAAGGCGGTAGAAAAGCAAATTCGCGACTCATTCACGAAGGGGGATGCTTTCGCATATGAAATCTACAACGAGGCTCAACGTACCCGAGAGGCCGCTCGAAGTGATCCCGAAGACAAACGTAGCATGTACGCACACTATCTTGCAGCAACACGGAAGAAAATGGCAGAAAGAAAGGAGGAGGCACGGAAGAAGGCGGAGGCTAAACCGAAGAGCGAGACCAAAGTCAACATGGCCTTCACCCAGCACGATTCTATCTTCAAGGGAATTGAACTACCCGGAGGCATCTCCACCAAAGCCACTGAATACAGAGAGCTCGCCGAGAAGGGAGAAAGATGGGAGTCACCTGTCTTTGGAATCGGTAGTGCGTCCGAGAGCAGCAGCTTACCGACACTTGCTCCGATCACACGCAAACCGCATCAGATTGTCGTCAAGACTCGTGAGCAAGAGGCAGCAGAGCGTGCTGCTGCAGAACCTGCTACTACAGAACCTTCTGCTCCCGCGCCTCAGCCTCTAACCACCTATCCGTCACTCTCCACCGCTGCTGGTGAAGCTACGCTCAACGGCCCTCACACGATTCCTGGGACCAGAGCCCCAGTTTAAAACAGTAAATACTGACAGGCAAGGAGTCGAAAAATGTCTTCCTTTCGGACGTCATTCTACCTCAGGAATGGGCCGACTCAAATTGATATACCCTCTTTTTGCAATGTGCTTTTGTGTTGAAGTGTTAATTTTCGATGATACCACGTTTATTCGTATAACTAATATGAGGAGCAGAGGCACGGAGTAATGAATGATCGTGGGCTGCATGGAATATGTTGAttatgtactgtacattgcCTTTATATAGTCGTTCATTGAAATGGAAATTCCTCTCTATATGCTATTATTTCCTACACCCAACAGGTAGTTTATTGCGAGAGCTGGCTGTTGCTGTGCTGAAGCCTTGACCTTAGCTCGAGGAATGACGTCGCCCGGCTCAACAGCGGGAGCTATCACGTGACTGAAAACGGAGCTCAGGCACGGAGTAAGGTTCACGGTTTCATGAAGACGCAACGAACGCACACACACGCACACGCGAACGCGAATATAGACTCAATCGCCGTCCAGCTTCTGGATTCGAACAAGGTGCAAGGAGAGGAGGCGAAGGCATCCCCCGGAAAACTTAATCTGTGCCACCAAAACGAAAAATTAAGAACGAAATGTCTGCCAAAGCTCCCGCCTCGTCCGTTCCCGCGAAAACTGTCTTCACCACCTCACGGGCCTACCTCCTCCTGTACAACACGGCATCCTTCGCCCTCTGGAGCGTCATCACTCTTCGTCTGTTTCTTCTCTTAGCTCTGCTTATCCCCACCGGCCATGTGGCAGCCACCTACAATGCGCTCTTCCCGCTGCTGCGGGTGACGCAGTCGCTTGCGCTGCTGGAGATTGTGCATTCGCTGGTGGGCATCGTGCGGGCACCGGTGACTACGACGCTGATGCAGGTTGCGAGCAGGATTGTGGTGGTTTGGGGAGTGATGTGGATGTTTGCGGAGGAGAGGGTGGGGAGGGAAATGGGAATCCTCGGTGGGGGTagaggagggggagggaaGTTGGGAGATTGGGGGTTCGTCGGGTGTTTGGGAGCTTGGGGAGTGACAGAATGTGTGAGATACGGGTTCTTTATGCTGCAGATTTCGGGCAATGGAGTGCCTGGATGGCTTAGTTGGTTGAGGTTAGTTTCTTGcttttcccccctcctcttttttccttccgCGTACTTGAGTGCTTGGGTAACGATACtgatttgatgttttggtTGATCTAGGTATAATACCTTCTTTGTGCTGTATCCGATCGGGATTTCGAGCGAGTGCGTGTTGATGTATCTTGCCTTGGAGCCGGCGATCATGGTGCATGCGTTACTGCCGTGGGTGTTTAAGGCTATTTTGTTAGTTTATGTCCCAGGTAAGGAAGACCAAACATGACGTTGGATCTCGTTGCGGAGCATAGGGTTTCTGATTCAAATATAGGCTCGTACATCTTGTACACGCATATGATGGCTCAAAGACGAAAGGTTATGAAAGCCGCGGCAAAAAAAGCCACCTGAGACGATGCATACGTATGCGATTCTCCGGAATTCTGCATCGGACGCAGCAGTTTGTACGATAGAAAGTGATTTTTCATTGGGTTACTGCAAAGACATTTGGGAGACATGGGTACATGGTGTGCATCGATCAAAACGGTATCGGAGCACAAGGATGTCTGTTGGTATGGATTGTTAGGAGTGTACGGATAAAGGTGGAGGAAATAACATGCAACCTAATGTTCTCGTGAAATGTTCGGACATTGATCATAAGTCTTTCATGATATCCCTGATTGCTTTGGCTGCAAATTTCCTCCGTTCCGAGTCGGGGAGATCAGCTCCCATATCTGAAAAAACAGGGATCAGTCGAATACTTGGGCGAAATGGAGGAATACTCACCTTTGATGGCTTGTACTCTGAGCATTAATCCCTCCATTTGTTCGACCTTCAGATCGTCTTCAACAAAATCTTCCCCTTCCAAGTCGGCACCGTCACCTCCGCCGTTCTCAATTGCCATCCGCAGCCCAACCATTTCCCGCTCGAGTTCGCCAATTTCTAAGTCTAGCCTGTCGTCATCCAGATCCTCCAGGAAACCAGAAGCAGAATCCAGATCATCCCCGATGCTGGAAGCCATAGCCCATTCATTGGCCTCGAGGACCTCCCGTATCCTCGGCATCCCTTCAAGCTCTATCGTATACTCGTTAGAGACGGAAAAAGAAGGGCTTCAAAAGGAGGAATTAATGTAGAAAAACATACCTCCAAATTCAttccttctcttctctccctcGGTCTCAGCCCCAGCAGGATCCCAGCCCACAACTTCAAAATCATATATTCCCATCCCAGTCAGCTCCTCATCCCACCATctcactccatactccgcCATCTCTCTCAGCCCTCCGTCCCCCCCACCACCTAGACAGGCATCTTCAAAATTCTCTCCCAATTGCTTACTCCGCCTTTTATCCTCGCTTCCAACCAAGATCACCAGCCCCGGCACGTCACCTATCCCGCTATCCCCTCTCTCCTCCTCAATCTTCCTCTTTACATCCGCCACAGCTTTGACCACAGTCTTCAACGCAGCTATACCCTCACGCACTCGCTCTCTTTCCACCGTCGCTTCCCCGCTCGGTACCGCCGAACTCACGCTGACCGGCTTTTGGAGCAAGATAAGTATCGCGCCAATGGCGGCGCGGACTTCGGCGGCTGGCGGAGCGAGGAAGGTGGCGGACCAGGTGGATGGCGTGTTATTTTCTTGTTCTGCTTGGGATGTCTGGGAGTGTAATGAGGCGGGAGAAGAGACTGCTGGGATAGGAATTTCGTCTACCCATATTGGGATATCGGCTGAGTAGTATTTGGTGTTTAGGGGCAATGGTGGGTGGGTGGTGTAGCCGGCGAACGCTGCGGTTGATTGATGTCCCGGTCCTGAACGCGGTTAGATTAGCTCTTGAgagtctttttctttcta
This window harbors:
- a CDS encoding uncharacterized protein (EggNog:ENOG410PQ1Y~COG:S~BUSCO:10124at33183); this encodes MSLTASGATAQTQKNANRISNPQRLLVLTPHAHSQTTIPPFLQSLTGNPVPPPGVQNDPPPNEETSQGPGHQSTAAFAGYTTHPPLPLNTKYYSADIPIWVDEIPIPAVSSPASLHSQTSQAEQENNTPSTWSATFLAPPAAEVRAAIGAILILLQKPVSVSSAVPSGEATVERERVREGIAALKTVVKAVADVKRKIEEERGDSGIGDVPGLVILVGSEDKRRSKQLGENFEDACLGGGGDGGLREMAEYGVRWWDEELTGMGIYDFEVVGWDPAGAETEGEKRRNEFGELEGMPRIREVLEANEWAMASSIGDDLDSASGFLEDLDDDRLDLEIGELEREMVGLRMAIENGGGDGADLEGEDFVEDDLKVEQMEGLMLRVQAIKDMGADLPDSERRKFAAKAIRDIMKDL
- a CDS encoding uncharacterized protein (EggNog:ENOG410PIQQ~COG:S~BUSCO:2124at33183) produces the protein MPKTNVVNKPLDPEQRERDINRKLQVYGIYSAFKRGKVPSNKQIDIALNSVLQSKPFTSPSTKLSEEGRVVVQDVRNVINSAKNLVLVKNEGNLLQEFIWDAENFQRPQVETPEKPVDREGAKQHGQQVAEGLKTLGTLLVTNGEFRKLLSDATLLLRDIAGDTAQKAANVVRPSEDRLAQIDQPAPEGVWHEKPDMSKEGIKARMKTKTQKDKEARKGAAKEAGPAEQNGTVDGAVTEEAKSRRREATERTKEFLASKMPKERREQTVWRVKKMIVEIQGHSDYQHAIETLLSVAETYTGHTKSLSKQGAGTLKGAREESDLQKLETKLRTLLERSANSTSLDDVFEAVNKIYKDADSDPRLREWFKSVNLFTRRCLQEQGFVLQEESNEEWKRLYDEGHYLLRDRYRDDSNRLVGEVKFIGEQFDQDPLNRDFAQSLQRLWTNLGTDMQGRVVFKKHLLKDFANVVVPGIFENLHYIPIPRIEVSDPMIDLIVENLAVETDNLMPNVLEFGSDNYWRWGRKKITNKHDNKVMISATGVQTDLKDVSYYVRKKKGFPRISDVGIMNIYLGGEGFSFKIVGSTSQAEDRQHFIKPEIVDVTIKNFDVKLKKSKHKLLFTMFRPLLFKVMRPAIQKAVEKQIRDSFTKGDAFAYEIYNEAQRTREAARSDPEDKRSMYAHYLAATRKKMAERKEEARKKAEAKPKSETKVNMAFTQHDSIFKGIELPGGISTKATEYRELAEKGERWESPVFGIGSASESSSLPTLAPITRKPHQIVVKTREQEAAERAAAEPATTEPSAPAPQPLTTYPSLSTAAGEATLNGPHTIPGTRAPV
- a CDS encoding uncharacterized protein (EggNog:ENOG410PPRW~COG:I~TransMembrane:5 (o31-49i61-86o92-110i176-194o206-225i)~BUSCO:12886at33183), with product MSAKAPASSVPAKTVFTTSRAYLLLYNTASFALWSVITLRLFLLLALLIPTGHVAATYNALFPLLRVTQSLALLEIVHSLVGIVRAPVTTTLMQVASRIVVVWGVMWMFAEERVGREMGILGGGRGGGGKLGDWGFVGCLGAWGVTECVRYGFFMLQISGNGVPGWLSWLRYNTFFVLYPIGISSECVLMYLALEPAIMVHALLPWVFKAILLVYVPGSYILYTHMMAQRRKVMKAAAKKAT